Below is a window of Candidatus Poribacteria bacterium DNA.
TGGAGAACCGCGCCGAGTACTCCCGCTCCCGCGAAGGTAGGCTCAAAGCCGACATCCTGCGGCTGAAGAAGTCGCAAGAGGAAGCGCAGATTCGGGTCGAGGAGGCAGAGCGCCGAGTCACTGACCTGAACGCGCAGTTGGCGGCGCACAAGGCGAACGTGTCCGACTACGACACGCGCATCGAAGCGGCGCAGACCGAAGTGCGCAAGCTCGAAGCGGAGATGCGAGGTCAGCAGGACACGCTGGCGATGGCGATGTCCCGCGTGAAGTCGCTCGAAGAGCTCCAGCGCTCCTACGAGGGGTTCTACCTCGGTGTGCGCGCGATCCTGCGCGTGCACGAGCAGGAGCCAGAACGCCTACCGGGCATCTGCGGGGTCATCGCCGAACTCGTTCGGACCGAGCCGGACTACGAGCAAGCCATCGAAGTCGCTCTGGGAGCCGGCATCCAAAACATCGTCACCGACACGGCGGACGACGCCAAGACAGCGATCAACTTCCTCAAGCAGCACCGCGCCGGACGTGTGACGTTTCTGCCCCTGGACATCTTGCGTCCGCGTCGCGGCTTGGAGCGCGAGCTCCTGAACTACGACGGCGTCGTCGGCTACGCGCCCGACCTCGTGTCGAGCGACCCGAAGTACCGTCCTGCCGTCGAGTCGCTGCTGGGGAACGTGTTGGTCGTGGAGACCCTCGACGCGGCGATCCACATCGCGCGTCGCGAACGCACCGGGATGCGGCTCGTGACGCTCGAGGGCGAGATCGTGAACCCCGGTGGCGCGATGACCGGCGGCTCGCAGCGCGAACAGTCGTCGGGGTTCCTCCAGCGTCCGCGCGAGATCGAAGACCTCAAGGAACGCATCGGGCAGTTGACTGACACGCTCTCGAAGAAGGAAGCCCGTCGCGCGCGTATCGCCAAAGACCTAGCGGACGCGCAGCAGGCGCGGGCAACCACGCAGACGGAGGTCCAGGCGTGTGAGATCAGCCGCGCGGAAGCGGTCAAAGACCTCGGGCAGTTGCGCGATGGCGTGAAGCGTGTCGACGAGGAGCTCTCGATCATCGAGCACGAACTGGAGCTCTTGTCCGTCGAGACCGGAGACATCACGCGGGAGCGCGGCGAGGTCAAGGAGAAGGTCGACGACATCGAGAAGCAGTGTCAGTCACTGAACCGTCTCGCCGACCGCCTCCAGGAGCAGGTGACGAGCGAGGAGACGAAGCGCGCCGAGGTCGAGGCGTCCGTCACCGAGATGAAGGTCCAGATCGCCAGCTCGCGCGAGCGGTACGAGGGGATCGCCGGGATCGTCTCGTCGCTGGAGGACAACGCTGCGGAGGTGCGGCGAACGATCGAGGAGTACCGACAGTCGGTCGAGAACAGCGAAGACCTCGTGCGAGAGCTGGAAACCCGCGTTTCCGAAGCGCAGCGGAGCTTCATGCTGCTGGAGCAGAGGAAGTTCGAGCACACCGAGGAGGTCGTGCGGCTGGAATCGGAGCGCAGCGAGCTCGTCGCGTCTCTGGCGGAGCGGGACAAGGAGGTCCGACGCCTGCGCCGCGAGCTCGAGAAGCTGGCGAAGACCCGACACAACCTCGACGTGTCGGTGACGCAGATGCAGATGGAGGAGCGCGCCATCGCGGAGCGTCTGCAGGAGAAGTACCGCATCGCCGTCTCCGACGTCGAGAGCGATCCAATGGTCGGCAGTGACGACTTCCAGGTCGCGGAGAAGGTACGCGAGCTCCAGGCTCAGATCGAGTCGATGGGAGTCGTGAACCTCATGGCGATCGACGAATACGAAGGTCACCGCACGCGGCTGGAGTTCCTGAGTGTCCAGCGGGACGACCTGGAGCAGGCGCGCGACTCCATCCTGAAGGCGATCCAGAAGATCAACGAGACCTCCCGCGAGCGGTTCATGGAGACCTTTGAGCTCGTCCAGGCGAACTTCCAGGAGGTTTTCGTCCAACTGTTCGGCGGCGGCGAAACCGAACTGCGTCTGCTCGAAGCCGAGGACGTCCTCGAAGCGGGCATCGACATCATCGCCAGGCCCCCGGGCAAGCGTCCTCAGACGATCACGATGCTCTCCGGCGGCGAGCGCTCGCTGGTCGCCATCGCGCTCCTGTTCGCCGTGTTCAAAATCCGCCCGAGTCCCTTCTGCGTCCTCGACGAGGTCGATGCCGCCCTCGACGAGGCGAACGTCGTTCGGTTCGCCAACCTCATCCGCGACTTCGCCGAGGAGACGCAGTTCATCCTCATCACGCACAACAAGCGGACCATGGAGAAAGCGGACCTGCTCTACGGCGTGACGATGGAGAAGGCGGGCATCTCGAAGGTCGTCTCGGTGAAGTTCGCCGACGCATAACGCGGCTCTCTCGCTCTCAGGCGTGACGGACTATGCCGTGCATCGACATATACCATGGCGACAACCTGCCCATCCTTCGCGCAATGGCTGACGCCTCGTTCGACCTCGTCTACGCGGACCCGCCATTCAACACGGGCAAGCGGCAGTCACGAACTCGTCTACGGACGGTGCGAGACGACGAAGGCGACCGGACGGGCTTCCAGGGGAACCGGTACCGGACCGTCAAGCTGGGGAGCCAGTCGTTCGCCGACGCATTCGACGACTACCTGGGCTTCCTGGAACCCCGTCTCGTCGAGATTCGACGGATCCTCAAGCCCAACGGCTCGCTGTTCCTCCACATCGACTACCGCGAGGCGCACTACTGCAAGGTGCTCCTCGACCTGCTGTTCGGGCGCGAGAGCTTCATCAACGAGATCGTCTGGGCGTACGACTACGGCGCGCGTTCCACCAAGCGCTGGTCGCCGAAGCACGACACGATCCTGTGGTACGCCAAGGACCCGTCAGACTTCGTGTTCCGCCTGGACGAAGCCGACCGCATCCCGTACATGGCTCCTGGATTGGTCGGTCCTGAGAAGGCGACGCGCGGCAAGATGCCGACCGACGTCTGGTGGCACACCGTCGTCAGCCCGACCGGGAAGGAAAAGACGGGCTACCCGACCCAGAAGCCACTGGGCATTGTCACGAGGATCGTCAAGGTGCACAGCCTGCCGGAGGGTCGGTTGCTGGACCCGTTCGCTGGAAGCGGCACGCTAGGCGAGGCGGGAGCCCGCCTGGGCAGGGATGTCGTGCTGATCGACAACAGCGCGACGGCGATGGACACGATGGCGCGCCGGCTCGCCTTTGCGGAGCCCCGGTTCCACGGGTTCACGACGCCGGAACCGGTCGTTTCCAGTCCGTAACGAGCATCGGTGCCCGACGGACGCCGGAGCGTCCGTCGGGCGTTGGGCATGGTTGCCTACTTCGGCGACCACTTCGCCGGGCTGATGGGGCTTCCGCTCCGTCCGCGATCCGTCACGGGGATGGGCAGATCGATCGGGTAGAGCGTGACGTCCGCTCGCGGCAGCCGATCCTCGACGTTCGGAAGCGGCAGGAGCGGCTTGCTCGGGAGCGTCTGGTACCAGTAGGCGGTCGAGGAGTAGTCGTCGCTCCGGTCGTTCGCGTGTCCGTGTTCGATGCTGACGCGGATGGACTTCGTGAAGACGACCGGGTCGCAGATGTGGTAGCGATAGACCGTGATCTTCTCGTTGAACCCGTTGTGCGGGCCCCTGTGGTAGGAGACGCCGCAGTACGGGAACGTGTTGTGCGGCTGCGAACCCCACGCCTGCGAGAAGTAGTCCTCGCTGCCGGTTCCATGCAGATCGGGGGGCCACTTCTGGCCGTCGATCATGATCATGTCGTCGCCTTCGCCCCACCATCCGCCCATCAGATTGTGGATGCTCAGGTTCACGCCGACGTAGTGTCCCCGCCCTTCAGCCTCGAAGAACAGATAGTTCTCGGCGTCGGTCAGGTTGACGTCGGGCGTTGACGAATCGAGCGTCGCGGCGCGCGGACAAGGGTTCTCCCGGCGCCACTGGGTGTGGAACCGCGCCATGTCGTCGCCGACGGACGGCAGGGCATCGTAGTCGACGTAGAAGTAGAACGACCGGATGGGCTTGTCGCTCTCGTTGGTGACGGCGATGCGCGCGCCCTTGGCGAAGGGCATCGGGAAGTAGGCGTTCATCGCCGCGTGCTGCTCGTTCTGGACGTTCGCCGACATGTTGAGAGGCGCGCACGAGTAGGACGTGGCTCGGGCGTGACCTACACCGAAGAAGTCGCCCAGCGGCGTCTCGACGCTCGGATGCGCCTGTCCGTCCCACCACATTCGGAGGACGGTCTTCCGAAGGTACAGCGGGTCCTCTGCTGCGACCGTCACCCAGATGTGACGCACGATGCCGGCTCCGTCGATTTCAGCCAGCGTGGTCGTCTCGCCAGGTGGGATGGGCCACGCGTCGCCGTTCCGTCCCGACTTGTCCCAGCTCGAGATGCGGCGGCTCGTTCCTGGCCGCAGGCGGCACAGATCGTCCAACACGATGGTTCCTCCTGTGTGGAAGCTCCGGTCCGAACCTGTTCGACCGCAGTCTACGCCGATGGAACCGTTCCATCAACGGTTGCCGGGCCGCCGTCGCACGCCTGAGCTGGTCGGAGCAGACCGTGTCGAACCCGCGCATCTGGCACGGGGAACAGGCATCGCCCTCGACACGTCCGGCGTTGGGTGGATGGGGTCAGGATATGCCTTTGAACATGCGATCGCCGGATCGCGTTGCCCTTCTCGGCAGTGCCGA
It encodes the following:
- the smc gene encoding chromosome segregation protein SMC, whose amino-acid sequence is MRLKQLKVSGFKSFADSVELSFEEGTTAIVGPNGCGKSNVSDAIRWVLGEQSSRSLRCARMEDVLFNGGSDQKPAKVAEVALTLSNEDSLLPIDSPVVTITRQLHRTGESKYFINGSACLLRDIHELFMDTGVGKSAYSLMEQSNIDLILNTRPEDRRYLFDEVAGISKYKYRKKAALKKLDETEQNLIRINDVIGELERETEVLRQQAARALQFRERQSDLRVLEVELARRQWNSLRAKLAGIEEEFRAVQEAVQSATTSIDELDASLASGAERREQLDREINGAQSQVHKLETEIERTESTIALYKERQLSLAEQRQNTAAQIENLNGQLERIGKQIAERQREREQLQIALGLDEGKLKGRMRVLEELSRQIKEAETKIRESKAKVIELMNQSTRSQNELATLENRAEYSRSREGRLKADILRLKKSQEEAQIRVEEAERRVTDLNAQLAAHKANVSDYDTRIEAAQTEVRKLEAEMRGQQDTLAMAMSRVKSLEELQRSYEGFYLGVRAILRVHEQEPERLPGICGVIAELVRTEPDYEQAIEVALGAGIQNIVTDTADDAKTAINFLKQHRAGRVTFLPLDILRPRRGLERELLNYDGVVGYAPDLVSSDPKYRPAVESLLGNVLVVETLDAAIHIARRERTGMRLVTLEGEIVNPGGAMTGGSQREQSSGFLQRPREIEDLKERIGQLTDTLSKKEARRARIAKDLADAQQARATTQTEVQACEISRAEAVKDLGQLRDGVKRVDEELSIIEHELELLSVETGDITRERGEVKEKVDDIEKQCQSLNRLADRLQEQVTSEETKRAEVEASVTEMKVQIASSRERYEGIAGIVSSLEDNAAEVRRTIEEYRQSVENSEDLVRELETRVSEAQRSFMLLEQRKFEHTEEVVRLESERSELVASLAERDKEVRRLRRELEKLAKTRHNLDVSVTQMQMEERAIAERLQEKYRIAVSDVESDPMVGSDDFQVAEKVRELQAQIESMGVVNLMAIDEYEGHRTRLEFLSVQRDDLEQARDSILKAIQKINETSRERFMETFELVQANFQEVFVQLFGGGETELRLLEAEDVLEAGIDIIARPPGKRPQTITMLSGGERSLVAIALLFAVFKIRPSPFCVLDEVDAALDEANVVRFANLIRDFAEETQFILITHNKRTMEKADLLYGVTMEKAGISKVVSVKFADA
- a CDS encoding DUF2961 domain-containing protein; protein product: MVLDDLCRLRPGTSRRISSWDKSGRNGDAWPIPPGETTTLAEIDGAGIVRHIWVTVAAEDPLYLRKTVLRMWWDGQAHPSVETPLGDFFGVGHARATSYSCAPLNMSANVQNEQHAAMNAYFPMPFAKGARIAVTNESDKPIRSFYFYVDYDALPSVGDDMARFHTQWRRENPCPRAATLDSSTPDVNLTDAENYLFFEAEGRGHYVGVNLSIHNLMGGWWGEGDDMIMIDGQKWPPDLHGTGSEDYFSQAWGSQPHNTFPYCGVSYHRGPHNGFNEKITVYRYHICDPVVFTKSIRVSIEHGHANDRSDDYSSTAYWYQTLPSKPLLPLPNVEDRLPRADVTLYPIDLPIPVTDRGRSGSPISPAKWSPK
- a CDS encoding site-specific DNA-methyltransferase gives rise to the protein MPCIDIYHGDNLPILRAMADASFDLVYADPPFNTGKRQSRTRLRTVRDDEGDRTGFQGNRYRTVKLGSQSFADAFDDYLGFLEPRLVEIRRILKPNGSLFLHIDYREAHYCKVLLDLLFGRESFINEIVWAYDYGARSTKRWSPKHDTILWYAKDPSDFVFRLDEADRIPYMAPGLVGPEKATRGKMPTDVWWHTVVSPTGKEKTGYPTQKPLGIVTRIVKVHSLPEGRLLDPFAGSGTLGEAGARLGRDVVLIDNSATAMDTMARRLAFAEPRFHGFTTPEPVVSSP